DNA from Actinoplanes sp. SE50/110:
ATGGACCTCAGCGATGCCGCGATGGTTTTCGCGGCCGCGATGACCGGCGCCGGAGGGACCCCGGAGGCCGGTATCGGCCCCCTGGTCCTGGGCGGTGCGTCCCTCTACGAGGCCTACAGGATGTGGGACATCACCAAGGAGATCATGGATCTCATGGGGCGCGCGGATGCGGCCAGCAGCGCGGTCGCCTCGGCGGCCGGAGATCTCGGCTTCATCGGGAGTCTGGGCCCGATCGCCGATCTTCCGCCGACGGCCACCGTGCCCGACCTTCCGATGCGCTAGGGGAGCGACATGCCCGACGATGACGCGGCAGATCCCCGCGAGCTGCTGGCGGCGTTCGACGCCAGCCCGTACGGCGTCGTGCTCGGCGATGACCTGCGCCGCCGGCGGCTCGTCTTCGAAGCCCTGGCGCAGAGCGAGGACGCGATGACCCGCGAGGTCGGCGAGCAGCTCTTCACCGGCGCGATCGAGCCGCGCGAAGTGCTGCGGAGCTCGGCCTACCGGGAGTTCGTCCGCGACGCCCTGGTGCGAGGCGAGAAGATGGACATCAAGGAATTGGGCGTACGACTGGACGCGCTCACCCGGTCGGGCGCCCTGACCGGAGATCTGGAACGCGACTCCCGCGCACAGGCCGACCCGAAGCCGGGCGGCAGGCGGCCCGCGGACGGCGACGACCGCCGGTGACGGTCGTCGGCGGCGGTGTCCGCTGCCTCGGCGCGGCCTGTTCCGCAACACCTCCCCTTTCCCCGGAGACGGGCCTCAGCTGATGATGATCGGCGGCTCGATGTGCTGGACGTCGAGCGGCTGCTCGGGGCGCAGCCACGGCGCGTGCGGCTCGCCGTCCGGGTCGGCGGACCACCGGTGGCAGATCCGGTCGACGCCCAGCGGGTGGATGGTCAGCGTGCCGGCCGCGTCGATGTGCAGCCGCAGGAAACTCTTCGCGTCCTCGATGCCCTGGCCCGCGTACAACTCGTTGAAATTGACGTCGAACATGCTGGCAATCACCAGGTAGAGCGCGAGCACCTGGGTGGCCACCAGGCCGATCACCGGACCGTAGAGGACCGCCGCCACCGCGAACGGGCCGGGCCACGCCCACTCCTGGAAGGGCAGCCGCAGCCAGACCCAGGCACCGGCGGCGGCCAGGCCGATCTGGGCCAGGCCGTGCAGCACGCCGAGGATCCAGTGGCGGGCGTGTTTCGCCGACGCGGCGCCCGGCGGTTTCGCGAACAACACCGTGCCCAGCATGATCAGCACCAGCATGAGCAGCAGCGGGATGCTGAACAGCCGCTGGATGATGCCGCCCTGGCTGGCCGCGCCGGCCATCGCCAGCATGGTCAGCGTGTGGATGATGCCCAGCATGGTGGCGAAGCCGGCGTTGCGCCGCGGCACCCGGCGGAAAGCGCCCCAGCCCAGCCGGCGGGAGGCCGCCGGGGCCGGGAAGCGGGCCGCGAGGTCGTAGACCCGGCTGAGGCTGCGGCTGCGGGTCAGCGTCTCGCGCGGCGGCACGACCAATTGCTCCGGCAGGTTGTGGGTGCCCAGCAGATAGGCTCCGCCACCACCGCAGGTGATCAGCTCGCGTTGCTCGCCGGTGTACCGCGCGTAGTGGTGCAGATCGCCGGAGACCAGCACCCGGACCTGCGCCCGGGTCGGCGCGAGAATGGTCCGCAGGAAGTAGTCGACCGCGTCGTACGCCTCCGGGTCGTTTCTCGCTTTCACCCAGGTGGGAGACGGGGTCATCAGGATGATCCGGTCATCCGGGGTGACCTCACGGGCGGCCTTCTCGAAATAGAGCAGCTGTGGATCGTCGATGTACGCCCCGAACTGCTCGTCGACCGCGAACAACCACCAGTTGTTCGGCAGCTTGACCGCGAAATAGGACCGGCGCTGCTCGGTGCGCCAGCCGCCGATGAATCCGTCTTTGCGGCGGGCGAACAGGCGCAGGAACGCGGTCAGCCCGTCATACCAGTCGTGGTTGCCGGGCAGGGCGAACAGCGTGGGCCGCGGCTCGCCGGCCGGCGCCTCCGGCAGCGCCGCCCGATAGGGCCCCTTCATCCGGCTCTCGTAGCCGTCGCCGCTGGCCAGCGGATAGACCTGGTCGCCGCCCATCAGCAGCAGCCGGCCCCGGGGCAGCGCGGCCCCGTCCACGGTCAGCCGCGGCTGGGCCAGCAACCAGGCGATCGAATACGTCGCGTCGAAGCCGTCACCGAGGTCGGCGACGTAATCCAGCCAGATCTCGCCGTCAGCGGTGGCGGAGTGGTCGAAGAAGTCGGCGTCCAGC
Protein-coding regions in this window:
- a CDS encoding metallophosphoesterase, producing the protein MPVVPPPAGWSGAEHTVPTRPTSMDPQELGFTPKQPIGWLAPLLLLSTGLRALLAILFGAYMDKRELQNALDADFFDHSATADGEIWLDYVADLGDGFDATYSIAWLLAQPRLTVDGAALPRGRLLLMGGDQVYPLASGDGYESRMKGPYRAALPEAPAGEPRPTLFALPGNHDWYDGLTAFLRLFARRKDGFIGGWRTEQRRSYFAVKLPNNWWLFAVDEQFGAYIDDPQLLYFEKAAREVTPDDRIILMTPSPTWVKARNDPEAYDAVDYFLRTILAPTRAQVRVLVSGDLHHYARYTGEQRELITCGGGGAYLLGTHNLPEQLVVPPRETLTRSRSLSRVYDLAARFPAPAASRRLGWGAFRRVPRRNAGFATMLGIIHTLTMLAMAGAASQGGIIQRLFSIPLLLMLVLIMLGTVLFAKPPGAASAKHARHWILGVLHGLAQIGLAAAGAWVWLRLPFQEWAWPGPFAVAAVLYGPVIGLVATQVLALYLVIASMFDVNFNELYAGQGIEDAKSFLRLHIDAAGTLTIHPLGVDRICHRWSADPDGEPHAPWLRPEQPLDVQHIEPPIIIS